In Acidianus brierleyi, one genomic interval encodes:
- a CDS encoding transcription factor S — MKFCPKCNSMMVPRKINGKSVYKCLKCGYEEEVKQEEVITTKIKHDVKEKTIVLEQDELPVGTQIIKGVVCPNCKNDEAYFWILQTRSADEPATRFYKCTKCGKVWREYE; from the coding sequence ATGAAGTTCTGCCCAAAATGTAATTCTATGATGGTACCTAGAAAGATTAATGGAAAATCAGTATACAAATGTCTAAAATGCGGATATGAAGAAGAAGTTAAACAAGAAGAGGTAATAACTACAAAGATAAAGCATGATGTAAAGGAAAAAACTATAGTTTTAGAACAAGACGAATTACCTGTTGGAACTCAAATAATAAAAGGTGTTGTATGCCCAAATTGTAAAAATGATGAGGCATACTTCTGGATACTACAAACTAGAAGTGCGGACGAACCAGCAACAAGATTCTATAAATGTACAAAATGCGGAAAAGTATGGAGAGAGTATGAGTAA
- a CDS encoding class II glutamine amidotransferase — protein MISPSGCGVFGILRKVNSPKIEGEKVVNAIDAVSYRGSDKGAGFAVFNLNSENRYLVKAFYSGDIDEIKGMIEKYGVRVLSSSYVDGDVCDCKFEITLGNVAQIKKVTRNINEILWQKHKGRIYSVGKSLDVFKGVGYPKDIAKIYNVQDYSGDLWLAHTRQPTNSPGHYPFWSHPFSTFDIAIVHNGDVSSFGANLEFLKSRGWEGFVGTDSEVMAFLFEELISEGLSIEEAVKIMMNPSRRANVLTTEEDYRYRNARLDGPFTAIIGYDSGDDLYMIGIADRSKFRPIIIGEDENYYYIASEENQIRLLNKKAKVWTLAPGSYFIASLKKGVISYGRSREEIESFSSSHFDSSTYDIDASNIGYKDLNKEILKLNKSEITVINVLSHRYIGISFPKAGKKIRLYGYVGNALANLNENNEIYVYGNVADDCCDTMHGGKVVIYGDARDVLGQAFQGGKIFVKGNAGNRVGIQMREYEGNRPYLIIGGRVDDYLGEYMAGGVILIFNNTKAEPTGNYVGSGMVGGRIYIRGKLDPSKLGLQPNRFEVLRLLKALLIDKLISDKEYQDLRNLPYIEIMNRLQGDAKKLAKSLFEEKVGIPTYEYRELEEEEIKELEPMAKEYDRDLGTYYSEFLGQKFTVVKPRKNF, from the coding sequence ATGATTTCTCCTTCGGGTTGTGGAGTTTTCGGAATATTAAGGAAAGTTAATTCTCCTAAAATAGAAGGCGAAAAAGTAGTCAACGCTATAGATGCAGTAAGTTATAGGGGAAGTGATAAGGGAGCAGGTTTTGCTGTTTTTAATTTAAATAGTGAGAATAGATATCTAGTCAAGGCATTCTATTCTGGCGATATAGACGAAATTAAGGGAATGATAGAAAAATATGGTGTTAGAGTTTTGAGTTCTTCTTATGTTGATGGTGATGTTTGTGATTGTAAATTCGAGATTACATTAGGTAACGTTGCCCAAATTAAAAAAGTTACTAGAAATATTAATGAGATATTATGGCAGAAACACAAAGGAAGGATATATAGTGTTGGGAAATCTTTAGATGTCTTTAAAGGTGTAGGATATCCAAAAGATATTGCTAAGATCTATAATGTTCAAGATTATTCTGGAGATCTATGGTTAGCTCATACTAGACAACCGACAAATTCTCCAGGGCATTATCCTTTTTGGTCTCATCCTTTTTCAACTTTTGATATAGCTATAGTTCATAACGGTGACGTAAGTTCTTTTGGTGCTAACTTAGAATTTCTAAAATCTAGGGGATGGGAAGGATTCGTTGGAACTGACAGTGAAGTTATGGCTTTTCTTTTTGAAGAGCTAATAAGTGAGGGACTTTCTATAGAAGAGGCAGTAAAAATAATGATGAATCCCTCTAGGAGGGCCAATGTATTGACTACAGAAGAGGATTATAGGTATAGAAACGCTAGATTGGATGGTCCATTCACAGCTATTATAGGTTATGATTCTGGAGATGATCTTTATATGATAGGTATTGCTGATAGATCTAAATTTAGACCTATAATTATAGGCGAAGATGAAAATTATTATTATATAGCAAGTGAAGAAAATCAAATTAGACTGTTAAATAAAAAAGCTAAAGTATGGACTTTAGCCCCTGGTTCGTATTTTATAGCATCGTTAAAAAAGGGAGTTATTAGTTATGGAAGAAGTAGGGAAGAAATAGAAAGTTTCTCTTCTTCTCATTTTGATTCTAGTACCTATGATATAGATGCTTCGAATATTGGATATAAAGATTTAAATAAAGAGATATTAAAATTGAATAAGTCTGAAATTACAGTAATAAATGTTCTTTCTCATAGATATATAGGAATATCATTTCCAAAAGCTGGTAAAAAAATAAGGCTATATGGTTATGTGGGGAATGCATTAGCTAATCTTAACGAGAATAATGAAATATATGTTTATGGAAACGTTGCAGACGATTGTTGTGATACAATGCATGGAGGAAAGGTAGTTATTTATGGAGACGCAAGAGATGTCCTAGGTCAAGCATTTCAGGGTGGTAAAATATTTGTTAAGGGAAATGCTGGCAATAGAGTAGGTATTCAGATGAGGGAATATGAGGGAAATAGACCTTACCTTATAATAGGAGGAAGAGTAGACGATTACTTGGGGGAATATATGGCTGGTGGTGTTATATTAATATTTAATAATACTAAGGCAGAACCTACTGGAAATTATGTTGGAAGTGGAATGGTTGGTGGAAGAATTTATATTAGAGGAAAATTAGATCCTTCTAAACTTGGTCTTCAGCCAAACAGATTTGAAGTTTTAAGGCTACTAAAAGCGTTATTGATAGACAAACTAATATCTGATAAAGAATATCAAGATTTGAGAAATCTTCCATATATAGAGATAATGAATAGATTACAAGGAGATGCCAAAAAATTAGCTAAAAGCTTGTTTGAGGAAAAAGTTGGTATACCTACATACGAATATAGGGAATTAGAAGAAGAGGAGATTAAAGAACTTGAGCCTATGGCCAAGGAATATGATAGAGACTTAGGTACTTATTATTCTGAATTTTTAGGGCAAAAATTTACTGTAGTAAAACCAAGGAAGAATTTTTGA
- a CDS encoding FMN-binding glutamate synthase family protein, which translates to MLIINKYLPIPKQTDSEFWTVDKIDHIRHLALTGRPFKIMQKRRESLRILDRIEFKVERNTLYENDVDLSLRFSGIDMAAPLYLGDMSYGALSGNPNIVIAEAADLTQTLAGTGEGGLHPEVAKHKRIFVQWASARFGVDIDVLNAGLGVVIKIGQGAKPGIGGHLPGSKVTEAISKTRRIPIGMDAISPAPHHDIYSIEDLGQRIEALKEATGKPVFVKVAATNYVPYIVSGIARMGAAGVIIDGHGAGTGATPTIIRDNLGIPIELAVASADSVLKEEGMRDNFTIIAAGRIADATDAAKLIALGADIVSVGTGALIAMGCVMVHKCHIGSCPTALTNKIDGSRFLDMEFGTKSLINFINGFKMELGSIVENLGLNSIRELRSRRDLLYGYGLSRDVLDILKIRGESEELNPKLGELWTKRRKFNIHELANKGEPVITSMGSTSPPDVEKPARIIDWLRTDGAQVTRPPIDPYREDIDTSFLLNKGRVYISLPIIFDISEAPLEFKEAFAWAALAGGSLVFDENVLSPYEEVYLSRDKKGIANWSTKIEKDSYYLVSDCFDCFSKEVNGYILDEEIMDEDLEILLSEFDTKLRETGIRNKFDIIAKSSRIRDAGDVFKLVLLGADSVIVPYKILEVAIGEGSKGNLKEKAFNIIVGMKKEIALLAGAAGVFSVQSSLTGNRELLRAVNLNSYIAKKIRVKQAGSL; encoded by the coding sequence ATGCTGATAATAAATAAGTATTTACCTATACCGAAACAGACTGATTCAGAATTTTGGACTGTTGATAAGATAGATCATATAAGACATTTGGCTTTGACAGGAAGACCATTCAAAATAATGCAGAAAAGAAGGGAGAGTTTAAGAATTCTAGATAGGATTGAATTTAAAGTTGAAAGGAACACTCTCTATGAAAATGATGTAGATCTTTCCTTAAGATTTTCTGGAATTGATATGGCGGCCCCTTTGTATTTAGGTGATATGTCTTATGGTGCGTTAAGTGGGAATCCTAATATAGTTATAGCAGAAGCTGCTGATCTTACGCAAACTTTAGCAGGTACTGGAGAAGGAGGATTGCATCCTGAAGTTGCTAAACACAAGAGGATATTTGTTCAATGGGCTTCTGCTAGATTTGGTGTAGATATAGATGTTTTGAATGCTGGATTGGGTGTAGTTATAAAAATAGGGCAAGGTGCAAAGCCTGGTATAGGAGGTCATTTACCTGGTAGTAAGGTTACCGAGGCTATTTCAAAGACAAGGAGAATTCCTATAGGCATGGATGCAATTTCTCCTGCTCCACATCATGATATTTATTCTATTGAGGATTTAGGACAGAGGATAGAAGCATTAAAGGAGGCTACTGGAAAACCTGTTTTTGTAAAAGTTGCAGCTACTAATTATGTGCCATATATAGTATCTGGAATAGCTAGGATGGGAGCTGCCGGTGTAATAATTGACGGTCATGGAGCTGGTACTGGAGCCACTCCTACAATAATTAGAGATAATTTAGGTATTCCTATTGAATTAGCTGTAGCATCTGCTGATTCTGTTTTAAAAGAAGAAGGTATGAGAGATAATTTTACTATAATTGCTGCAGGTAGGATAGCAGATGCTACTGACGCAGCTAAATTAATAGCTCTAGGAGCAGACATTGTAAGTGTAGGTACTGGGGCTTTAATAGCCATGGGTTGTGTCATGGTGCATAAATGCCATATTGGATCATGTCCAACTGCTCTTACAAATAAAATTGATGGATCTAGATTTCTCGATATGGAGTTCGGTACTAAATCTTTGATCAATTTTATTAATGGTTTTAAAATGGAATTGGGTAGTATAGTTGAGAATTTAGGTTTGAATAGTATAAGAGAATTAAGAAGTAGGAGAGATTTGCTATATGGTTATGGGCTTTCTAGGGATGTCTTGGATATATTGAAAATTAGGGGTGAATCTGAGGAACTTAATCCTAAACTTGGGGAATTGTGGACAAAAAGGAGGAAGTTTAATATACATGAATTAGCTAACAAAGGTGAGCCAGTGATAACTAGTATGGGTAGTACTTCTCCGCCAGATGTTGAAAAACCTGCTAGGATAATAGATTGGTTGAGAACTGATGGTGCTCAAGTGACCAGACCGCCTATAGATCCATATAGAGAGGATATTGATACTAGTTTCCTGCTTAATAAGGGAAGAGTTTATATCTCATTACCTATAATTTTTGATATTTCAGAAGCTCCTTTGGAGTTTAAAGAAGCTTTTGCATGGGCTGCACTTGCTGGGGGATCTTTGGTTTTCGACGAAAATGTTTTATCTCCTTATGAGGAGGTCTATCTAAGTAGAGATAAGAAAGGTATAGCAAATTGGAGCACAAAAATAGAGAAGGATAGTTATTATTTAGTATCAGATTGCTTTGACTGTTTTTCTAAGGAAGTAAATGGATATATACTTGATGAGGAAATTATGGATGAGGATTTAGAAATTCTTTTATCAGAGTTTGATACTAAGCTAAGAGAAACTGGTATTAGGAATAAATTTGATATTATAGCTAAGTCTTCTAGAATAAGAGATGCAGGTGATGTATTTAAATTAGTTCTATTGGGTGCTGACTCTGTTATAGTGCCCTATAAGATACTTGAGGTTGCTATAGGTGAGGGAAGTAAGGGAAATCTAAAGGAGAAGGCCTTTAACATTATAGTAGGTATGAAGAAGGAGATTGCACTATTGGCAGGGGCAGCCGGAGTATTTAGTGTTCAATCTAGTTTGACTGGAAATAGGGAACTTCTTAGAGCTGTTAATTTGAATTCTTATATTGCTAAAAAAATAAGGGTTAAACAGGCTGGTTCTCTATGA
- the slaA gene encoding S-layer protein SlaA, which yields MDLKVLKGISIGILFLLSFEIFMGIPFPTNAATSNVQIVSNIPVLPLAGVTLIAINNPTLGSVASSNVTQALVELATDTYIVANGVHYSLAGDYQDFYWVPGTNTFYLLLGFNQNTTVKINGVTYKEVVNSTGGYVLYPSGMPVYVNYALKVNTLNSSPVKVEDYAKTTTDILNVYNIPTQDPAASSATSVTVVSSGQSLTLNVLQNSASSYTISVYTTENYVPINSTWESFVYDPAFQYDPFNQTMIGKDSMTFYENVSYLPTLISNTRNTTTFAVGDSSTTTVFQNSVYTGNYTIYATSNSTYETDGVPVNYYTLITGKYFTTATVISEEFYDPFSYNSSYMVTGQIKETVPQSVTVSSTTPSELYISAFDNVTNFSVTNYLHAVYLQFISTITGAVIKTAKITVPEVSPGSPMFGTLIQLSFGPQIVVTQNSYYNVTTIVLPAQDFSTTKIVAYATNDIGAAYWYITGTFIPTNTSSLVAVQTLTPNLTLVSPTVTTLPNTTTHIVFNYYEPNLAFGKLTTLNVINEKTYSLLEYNGTQIANATVKVTFSNGTVAYYNLGQFEVPSTITSPTGNGQFNFTLFLLHIEPISPGTTMQVEIYDYVVDSPLSVLVTFQVIAPVVYLEPPTQSTFTTSGVAYIPSYVANPAVFTDTHYVDVSIIDTQEGQTLPNSVLSVTGNLVVVNSSSDLTLPLYYIPTGATVQNISLSATETKPDSGNFTTTFNYELVKGTYDGVTGYFLVIDSNYIPESDITGKPLTANQLIGMTFTVAYTSPVSKLSALASDEILAAPMKIMSSVGSANPGAPVNVTVYAPGLVQAHNIKITNLAFLYANFTAWNGTGALVKVENDQSAIISENSAGNSIFSGIVYMGNSTAPMNGLTTAGYTFTPGTTAYFYVINPVSTLSTITSSVTQYHVQTISVNDEVPQVMVVAPPVEGPYGGIEILLGSPLFTLFQHPSNNTNDNLVSPNGALDVYGQILSAQLAEASSEVAGDTFTSGTMVSAAGVGYYVNLNGTGYWSIDIPTTAWEGEPGVFTTLNGLTALNVNITDTATVIGNQWSFTQITAPGKGIVAAYGSVKTYTVGQVDFAQVQPETEIMYNGTVITNSTVNVVPFPTTSAGELVTVSVIAPDLVGLKSTFNVTVRNPVTGVLTTLPLVEQYEIIDGIPVPTDNYSGELRVVPYSAYGSYEGMPGVLPIKTGVVNPILVNTSVTEIPNQYTPSLYINGKSVLLEQSSNAYFYVGQIVIKFQLVSFQAISETTGAAVTQLTANQSYDLLFTVKNTGDVNATVWFAVEVHVGTTVVTPILIGQTVVPAGSTFTEGLVWTPSMPGTYNVTMFLARNANLTIPYIPAEFTEQVQVVS from the coding sequence ATGGATCTAAAAGTCTTAAAAGGTATTTCTATAGGTATTTTGTTCTTGCTATCATTTGAAATATTCATGGGAATACCATTCCCAACAAATGCCGCAACTAGCAATGTTCAGATAGTATCTAACATACCAGTATTGCCATTAGCAGGTGTAACATTAATTGCTATAAACAATCCAACTTTAGGATCAGTAGCTTCTAGCAACGTAACTCAAGCATTAGTAGAATTAGCTACAGACACATATATTGTAGCTAATGGTGTACATTATTCATTAGCTGGAGATTATCAAGATTTCTACTGGGTACCAGGTACTAACACATTCTACTTACTCTTAGGTTTCAACCAAAATACTACAGTAAAAATTAATGGTGTTACTTATAAAGAAGTAGTAAATTCGACAGGCGGATATGTTCTCTATCCCTCGGGTATGCCAGTTTATGTTAATTATGCATTGAAGGTAAATACACTAAATTCTTCTCCTGTAAAAGTAGAAGATTATGCCAAGACAACAACTGACATATTAAACGTATATAATATTCCAACTCAAGATCCAGCAGCCTCTTCTGCTACGAGTGTTACAGTAGTATCTTCTGGTCAGTCGTTAACATTAAATGTATTACAAAATAGTGCCTCCTCATATACGATAAGTGTATATACTACTGAAAATTATGTACCGATAAACTCTACATGGGAATCCTTTGTATATGATCCTGCATTCCAGTATGATCCGTTCAATCAAACTATGATAGGTAAGGATTCTATGACATTTTACGAGAACGTATCTTACTTGCCTACACTAATATCTAATACAAGGAATACTACCACGTTCGCAGTTGGAGACTCTTCAACTACTACAGTATTCCAGAATAGTGTATATACTGGTAATTACACTATTTATGCTACCTCAAACTCTACTTATGAGACTGATGGAGTCCCAGTTAACTACTATACACTTATAACTGGTAAATATTTTACTACTGCAACTGTAATAAGTGAGGAATTCTATGATCCATTTAGTTATAACTCATCATATATGGTAACTGGGCAGATTAAAGAAACTGTCCCACAGTCTGTAACTGTATCTTCAACAACTCCAAGTGAGCTATATATATCTGCTTTTGACAATGTAACAAACTTTAGCGTAACTAACTACTTACATGCAGTATATCTACAATTTATAAGCACTATAACTGGAGCTGTAATTAAAACAGCAAAGATAACAGTTCCAGAAGTATCTCCAGGTAGTCCTATGTTTGGTACTTTAATACAGTTAAGTTTTGGACCTCAAATAGTAGTTACTCAGAATTCCTACTATAATGTAACAACAATAGTATTACCAGCACAAGACTTCAGCACTACAAAGATTGTTGCATACGCAACAAATGATATAGGAGCTGCATATTGGTACATTACTGGCACTTTCATACCAACTAATACATCATCTTTAGTAGCAGTTCAAACATTAACTCCTAACTTGACGTTAGTAAGTCCTACTGTAACTACCTTACCTAATACTACAACTCACATAGTATTCAATTACTATGAACCTAATTTAGCATTCGGTAAATTAACTACCTTGAATGTAATTAATGAAAAGACTTACTCATTATTGGAATACAACGGTACTCAAATAGCTAATGCTACAGTAAAAGTAACATTCTCTAATGGAACAGTAGCATATTATAACTTAGGACAATTTGAAGTTCCATCTACAATAACTTCTCCAACAGGAAACGGACAATTTAACTTCACATTATTCCTATTACATATAGAGCCAATATCTCCAGGCACAACGATGCAAGTCGAAATATATGACTATGTAGTAGATTCTCCATTAAGCGTGTTAGTTACATTCCAGGTTATAGCACCAGTAGTATACTTAGAACCACCAACACAGTCAACCTTTACAACATCTGGTGTAGCATATATACCATCATATGTAGCAAATCCTGCAGTATTTACTGATACTCACTATGTAGACGTCTCAATAATAGATACACAGGAAGGTCAAACATTGCCAAATTCAGTATTAAGCGTTACTGGAAATTTGGTTGTGGTCAACTCTAGTAGTGATTTAACGTTACCATTATATTATATACCAACTGGTGCTACTGTACAAAACATATCTTTATCAGCAACTGAGACAAAACCAGATAGCGGTAACTTCACTACAACATTTAATTATGAGCTAGTTAAGGGAACATATGATGGAGTTACTGGGTACTTCTTAGTTATTGATAGTAATTATATACCTGAAAGCGATATAACTGGGAAACCTTTAACTGCAAATCAATTAATAGGAATGACGTTCACTGTAGCATATACATCTCCAGTATCGAAATTATCAGCTCTAGCGTCTGATGAAATATTAGCTGCACCAATGAAAATAATGTCTTCAGTAGGTTCTGCGAATCCAGGAGCTCCAGTTAATGTGACAGTATATGCACCAGGATTAGTTCAAGCTCATAACATAAAAATAACAAACTTAGCGTTCTTATATGCCAACTTTACTGCATGGAATGGAACAGGAGCTTTAGTAAAGGTGGAAAATGATCAGTCTGCTATAATTAGTGAAAATTCTGCTGGAAACTCCATATTTAGTGGTATTGTATATATGGGCAATTCTACAGCACCAATGAATGGATTAACTACTGCTGGATATACATTTACTCCAGGCACTACAGCATACTTCTATGTAATTAATCCAGTTAGCACATTAAGTACAATAACATCTTCCGTAACTCAATATCATGTTCAGACAATATCCGTTAATGACGAAGTACCTCAAGTTATGGTAGTAGCTCCTCCAGTAGAAGGTCCATATGGTGGAATAGAGATATTATTAGGAAGCCCATTATTCACATTATTCCAGCATCCATCTAACAATACAAATGATAATTTAGTCTCACCTAATGGAGCTTTAGACGTGTATGGACAAATATTATCTGCACAATTAGCAGAGGCAAGTTCTGAAGTTGCTGGAGATACATTTACGTCTGGTACTATGGTATCTGCAGCTGGAGTAGGGTATTATGTTAACTTAAATGGTACAGGATATTGGTCAATTGATATTCCGACAACCGCTTGGGAAGGAGAACCAGGAGTATTTACAACCTTAAACGGTTTAACAGCTTTGAACGTTAACATAACTGACACTGCAACGGTAATAGGTAATCAATGGTCTTTCACTCAAATAACAGCACCAGGTAAGGGAATAGTAGCAGCATATGGTAGCGTAAAGACATACACTGTAGGACAAGTAGACTTTGCTCAAGTTCAGCCTGAAACTGAAATAATGTATAATGGAACTGTAATTACTAATAGCACTGTTAATGTAGTTCCATTCCCAACAACTTCTGCTGGTGAATTAGTAACAGTATCAGTAATTGCACCAGATTTAGTAGGATTAAAATCCACATTTAATGTAACTGTAAGGAATCCAGTTACTGGAGTTTTAACTACATTACCATTGGTAGAACAATACGAAATAATTGACGGAATACCAGTTCCAACAGATAACTATTCAGGAGAACTAAGAGTTGTACCATATAGTGCATACGGATCATATGAAGGAATGCCTGGTGTATTACCAATAAAGACTGGAGTAGTTAATCCAATCCTAGTAAATACTAGTGTAACAGAAATACCTAATCAATATACTCCATCTCTATATATAAATGGCAAATCTGTGCTATTAGAACAATCTAGTAATGCGTACTTCTACGTAGGGCAAATAGTTATAAAGTTCCAGTTAGTAAGCTTCCAGGCAATTAGTGAGACAACAGGAGCTGCTGTAACTCAATTAACGGCTAATCAATCATATGATCTATTATTTACAGTAAAGAATACTGGAGATGTTAATGCAACAGTATGGTTTGCAGTAGAAGTTCATGTAGGAACCACAGTAGTAACTCCAATATTAATTGGACAAACTGTAGTACCAGCTGGATCAACATTTACAGAAGGATTAGTATGGACTCCATCTATGCCTGGCACATATAATGTGACAATGTTCCTAGCAAGGAATGCTAACTTGACCATTCCATATATACCAGCAGAATTCACAGAGCAGGTCCAAGTTGTAAGTTAA
- a CDS encoding helix-turn-helix domain-containing protein has translation MTNDFIIESVGKRISGDIVWSSNIGLSMRKWRETFGISQAEIARILGISQSVIADYERNKRQPGSLFIKRFVESLIQIDGRNGFKVIKELAKSFTLNFSFIIDMRDFVTPLHLQDIIVALDGVPVNSTVNNDQIYGYVITDSIKAITALNGMEFYQFLSISFNKIIVFTKVTSGRSPAIALKIAPIKPQIIVLHRPIRMDPLSIYLMDKEGITVIVSFKKNEEDIMKSLRSLGSLSES, from the coding sequence ATGACAAATGATTTCATTATCGAAAGTGTAGGAAAAAGAATTTCTGGAGATATAGTTTGGAGTTCTAACATAGGCCTTTCTATGAGAAAGTGGAGGGAAACTTTTGGTATTTCGCAAGCCGAAATTGCAAGGATTCTAGGAATATCTCAATCAGTTATCGCAGATTATGAAAGAAATAAGAGACAGCCAGGCTCTTTGTTTATCAAAAGATTTGTTGAGTCTTTAATACAAATAGATGGTAGAAATGGATTTAAAGTAATTAAAGAGCTTGCAAAATCCTTTACTCTCAATTTTTCTTTTATAATTGATATGAGAGATTTTGTAACTCCACTTCATCTTCAAGACATAATAGTAGCTTTGGATGGAGTTCCAGTAAATTCTACAGTTAATAATGATCAAATTTACGGTTATGTTATAACAGATAGTATAAAAGCTATAACTGCCTTAAACGGTATGGAATTTTATCAGTTTTTATCTATATCTTTTAATAAAATAATAGTATTTACTAAGGTTACTTCTGGTAGATCTCCTGCAATAGCTCTTAAGATTGCACCAATAAAGCCTCAAATAATAGTTTTACATAGACCTATAAGGATGGATCCTCTTTCAATATATCTCATGGATAAAGAAGGTATAACAGTTATAGTATCTTTTAAGAAAAATGAGGAAGATATAATGAAGTCACTTAGGAGTCTTGGCTCCCTGTCAGAATCATAA
- a CDS encoding nascent polypeptide-associated complex protein codes for MMKIKPKDMKNLERMGIKTENIDATRVIIETQNGKIIIESPTVTKTVAMGQEAIIIMGGEKREEKNEESTGKEIKEEDVKFIAEQTGKSEAEAREALEKANGDIAKAIMILTGSQDS; via the coding sequence ATGATGAAGATAAAGCCAAAAGATATGAAAAATTTGGAAAGAATGGGAATAAAAACTGAGAATATTGACGCTACTAGAGTTATAATTGAGACACAAAATGGGAAGATAATAATCGAATCCCCAACTGTAACAAAAACAGTTGCAATGGGACAAGAAGCTATAATAATTATGGGAGGAGAAAAAAGAGAAGAGAAGAACGAGGAGAGTACAGGGAAAGAAATTAAGGAAGAAGATGTAAAGTTTATTGCAGAACAAACAGGAAAGAGCGAAGCTGAAGCAAGAGAAGCTTTAGAAAAAGCAAACGGAGATATAGCAAAAGCAATTATGATTCTGACAGGGAGCCAAGACTCCTAA
- a CDS encoding MBL fold metallo-hydrolase codes for MNYKIKILGGGQEVGRAGIEVSNEQESIILDYGVNFSPDDSPNFPLQEMPSKVDGFVVSHAHLDHVGALPIYQISTTKPVYGTRLTKQIAELIIKDFLKISGAKVPYEWVELRKTMDNFQTFDYNKEFQIGSFAIKTSNAGHIPGSAITLVKTEKGDVAYTGDINLANTKLMRPADLEIMKSAKVIVTEATYGRFNHPERKNVIDEFYSSILEVLEGGGTVLVPAFSLSRSQEILAILAEKEIPYPVYYDGMSRTIMELMINNPEYINDIDNLRKAYNEFRYVRGWEDRNKAWKNNGVIVASAGMLKGGPAVYYYKKLAENPKNGIFLVSYQAENTPGRKLLEAGKFTDESPLLKARFEMFDFSSHAGNRQLMDIVKSSSALEKVIIVHASLDNAQHFAEMVKEELGVEVKVPENGEEIDV; via the coding sequence ATGAATTACAAAATAAAGATACTAGGTGGAGGACAGGAAGTAGGCAGAGCTGGAATAGAAGTATCTAATGAACAAGAGAGCATTATATTAGACTATGGAGTTAATTTTAGTCCAGACGATTCTCCTAATTTTCCTTTGCAAGAAATGCCTTCTAAAGTTGACGGTTTCGTAGTATCTCATGCTCATTTAGATCACGTTGGCGCTTTGCCAATTTATCAGATTTCAACAACAAAACCAGTTTATGGCACAAGACTAACTAAACAAATTGCAGAATTGATAATAAAAGACTTTCTTAAGATCTCTGGAGCTAAGGTTCCATATGAATGGGTTGAATTAAGAAAGACTATGGATAATTTCCAGACATTTGATTATAATAAAGAGTTTCAAATTGGTTCCTTTGCTATAAAAACCTCTAATGCAGGCCATATTCCTGGCAGTGCAATAACTTTAGTTAAGACTGAAAAAGGAGATGTAGCATATACTGGAGATATTAATTTGGCTAATACTAAGTTAATGAGGCCTGCTGATTTAGAAATAATGAAGTCAGCGAAAGTGATAGTTACTGAAGCCACGTATGGTAGATTCAATCACCCTGAAAGAAAGAACGTTATTGATGAGTTCTATAGTTCTATCCTTGAGGTTTTAGAAGGTGGAGGAACCGTCTTAGTTCCAGCTTTTAGTCTGTCTAGGAGTCAAGAAATTTTAGCTATATTGGCTGAGAAAGAAATTCCTTATCCTGTATATTATGATGGTATGTCTAGGACAATCATGGAATTGATGATAAATAATCCAGAGTATATTAACGATATAGACAATCTAAGAAAAGCATACAATGAGTTTAGATATGTAAGAGGATGGGAAGATAGGAATAAAGCATGGAAAAATAATGGAGTAATAGTAGCTAGTGCTGGAATGCTTAAAGGAGGACCTGCAGTCTATTATTATAAGAAACTAGCGGAAAATCCTAAAAACGGTATTTTCCTAGTAAGTTATCAGGCTGAGAATACTCCAGGTAGAAAATTACTAGAAGCAGGTAAGTTTACTGATGAATCTCCTTTGCTTAAAGCCAGATTTGAGATGTTTGATTTTTCAAGCCACGCAGGTAATAGACAGTTAATGGATATAGTTAAATCCTCGTCTGCTCTAGAGAAAGTTATAATAGTTCACGCATCATTAGATAACGCTCAACATTTTGCGGAAATGGTTAAGGAAGAACTAGGGGTTGAAGTTAAAGTTCCAGAAAACGGTGAGGAGATTGATGTATAG